One part of the Bacillota bacterium genome encodes these proteins:
- a CDS encoding amidohydrolase: MNKHVDLVLVNGRVVTMDWRLPLAKSVAIAGEKIIWVGDDPESAGVIGKHSRVVDLGGRVTLPGFIDAHVHFMQTGLDETALNLSGTRNLEALFSVIKDRAGSLPGREWLRAYGYDETRLEEKRHPTLAEIDSVTGEKPTFISRIDAHSCLVNSTAFRLLEVPGGTEGVETDSEGHFTGRLFAVANGYARKRLVEVLLDNDARRRALMLAARKALRVGITTVHALEGGSLFSDKDVDALLDIQDELPLRTVLYHQIMELDKIAARGLKRVGGCITVDGSLGSRTAALLEPYADAPGHKGILYYSDEEVQEFVSRANKAGLQIAMHTIGDGAIEQLMRAYEKALSEYPRPDHRHRFEHFSVPTHDQIERAARIGAAVCIQPAFDLYTSYTMMPVRLGPERFQRAYPQRTLLEAGLLVGGGSDSSITPINPMLGVHSAVNHSHCEERLSVFESLRLFTLDAAALAFEEGAKGTITPGKLGDIAVLAENPFTADTDSLKDITVQMTIVGGKVVYEANY, from the coding sequence ATGAACAAGCACGTCGATCTCGTGCTGGTTAACGGCCGGGTGGTCACGATGGACTGGCGGCTGCCGCTGGCGAAGTCGGTGGCGATCGCCGGGGAGAAGATCATCTGGGTCGGGGACGACCCTGAGTCCGCCGGTGTCATCGGGAAGCATTCAAGGGTAGTCGATCTCGGCGGTAGGGTGACGCTGCCTGGTTTCATCGATGCCCACGTTCACTTCATGCAGACCGGCCTCGACGAAACCGCGCTCAACCTCTCAGGGACGCGTAATCTTGAGGCCCTGTTCTCGGTCATCAAGGACAGGGCTGGCTCGCTCCCTGGTAGGGAATGGCTGCGCGCATACGGCTACGATGAGACCAGACTCGAGGAAAAACGCCATCCGACGCTCGCGGAGATCGATTCAGTCACAGGCGAAAAGCCCACGTTCATCAGCAGGATCGACGCCCACTCCTGCCTCGTCAACTCGACGGCGTTTAGACTACTCGAGGTGCCTGGCGGGACAGAAGGAGTTGAAACGGACTCCGAGGGGCATTTCACGGGCAGATTATTCGCAGTGGCCAACGGCTACGCACGAAAGAGACTTGTCGAAGTCCTGCTTGACAACGATGCCCGCCGCAGGGCGCTCATGCTTGCCGCACGCAAGGCTCTCCGGGTCGGAATCACCACCGTCCATGCTCTGGAGGGAGGCAGCCTCTTCAGCGACAAGGATGTCGATGCCCTGCTTGACATCCAGGACGAGCTCCCCCTGAGGACAGTCCTGTATCATCAGATAATGGAACTTGACAAGATCGCGGCACGCGGACTCAAACGCGTTGGGGGCTGTATCACGGTCGACGGGTCCCTGGGCTCGCGAACTGCGGCGCTTCTCGAGCCGTATGCGGATGCGCCCGGCCACAAGGGTATCCTGTATTATTCGGACGAAGAAGTGCAGGAGTTCGTATCCAGGGCAAACAAGGCGGGGCTTCAGATCGCAATGCACACAATAGGGGATGGCGCAATCGAACAGCTGATGAGGGCATATGAGAAGGCGCTAAGCGAGTACCCGAGACCCGACCACAGGCACCGCTTCGAACACTTCAGTGTGCCCACACACGATCAGATAGAGCGTGCCGCCAGGATTGGCGCCGCGGTATGCATCCAGCCCGCGTTTGACCTCTATACCAGCTACACGATGATGCCGGTGAGGCTCGGCCCCGAGAGGTTTCAGAGGGCGTACCCGCAGAGAACGCTGCTGGAAGCGGGGCTGCTGGTCGGGGGCGGTTCTGACTCCAGCATAACACCCATCAACCCGATGCTGGGGGTGCACAGCGCCGTAAACCACTCCCACTGCGAGGAGCGCCTGAGCGTGTTCGAGTCTTTGAGACTCTTCACGCTGGATGCGGCAGCCCTGGCTTTCGAAGAGGGCGCTAAAGGCACTATTACGCCCGGCAAGCTCGGGGACATTGCGGTCCTGGCGGAGAACCCGTTTACCGCGGATACTGACTCGTTGAAAGATATAACAGTCCAGATGACAATCGTCGGAGGCAAGGTAGTGTATGAGGCCAACTACTGA
- a CDS encoding adenylosuccinate synthase — protein MAATVVVGMQWGDEGKGKITDVLAEQAEVVVRYQGGNNAGHTVVVDGEEHRLHLVPSGILYPGKTCIIGNGVVIDPSVLVQELDRLVTRGRDVSGLRISASAHVLMPYHRRLDELQEDTLGANRIGTTRRGVGPAYVDKYSRIGIRIGDLMDNDGFKQRLQAVLPEKNKVLDRLYGDPGFAFDEVYEAYAGYARRLRPFVADTVSIVNEAIDAGKRVLLEGAQGTFLDIDHGTYPYVTASNPIAGGACVGAGVGPTRISKVIGVVKAYTSRVGSGPFPTELLDETGAWLREKGAEYGTTTGRPRRIGWVDAVMLRYAATINGVTSLAMTKIDTLSGLPKVKICTAYRVGSKVTTGYPNSIAELAKCEPVYEEMDGWEDCSSATSFEQLPAGVRRYIARLEDLVGAKMSIISAGRDRAQTICVEECF, from the coding sequence GTGGCGGCTACGGTAGTAGTAGGAATGCAGTGGGGCGACGAGGGTAAGGGTAAAATTACCGATGTTCTTGCCGAGCAAGCCGAAGTCGTCGTCCGCTACCAGGGGGGCAACAACGCTGGCCATACCGTCGTGGTCGATGGCGAGGAGCACAGGCTCCACCTGGTTCCGTCAGGGATCCTGTACCCCGGGAAGACCTGCATCATAGGCAACGGCGTGGTGATCGACCCCTCGGTGCTGGTGCAGGAGCTCGACAGGCTGGTCACGCGCGGCCGCGACGTGTCGGGATTGCGCATCAGCGCGTCCGCACACGTGCTCATGCCGTACCACCGCCGCCTCGATGAGCTCCAGGAGGATACCCTCGGGGCGAACAGGATAGGCACGACCAGGCGGGGCGTTGGTCCCGCGTATGTGGATAAGTACTCCAGGATAGGCATTCGCATCGGCGATCTCATGGACAATGATGGGTTCAAGCAGCGGCTTCAGGCTGTGCTGCCTGAGAAGAACAAGGTGCTCGACCGCCTTTACGGCGACCCGGGCTTCGCTTTCGACGAAGTATACGAGGCGTACGCCGGTTACGCACGACGGCTGCGACCGTTCGTGGCGGACACCGTGTCCATCGTCAACGAGGCCATCGACGCCGGCAAAAGGGTGCTGCTCGAGGGCGCGCAGGGTACGTTCCTCGACATCGACCACGGCACCTACCCGTACGTCACGGCCTCCAACCCAATCGCGGGCGGCGCATGCGTTGGAGCGGGCGTTGGGCCGACGAGGATAAGCAAGGTCATCGGCGTGGTCAAGGCGTACACCAGCAGAGTCGGCAGCGGCCCGTTCCCTACCGAGTTGCTCGACGAGACGGGCGCCTGGCTCCGGGAGAAGGGCGCCGAATACGGGACGACCACCGGCCGGCCGCGGCGCATCGGCTGGGTCGACGCGGTCATGCTGCGCTATGCCGCCACGATAAACGGCGTCACCAGCCTCGCCATGACAAAGATCGATACCCTGTCGGGACTCCCGAAGGTCAAGATATGCACCGCGTACCGCGTGGGGTCGAAGGTTACCACCGGCTACCCGAACAGCATTGCGGAACTGGCGAAGTGCGAGCCGGTTTACGAGGAGATGGACGGGTGGGAGGACTGCTCGTCGGCCACATCGTTCGAGCAGTTGCCCGCGGGCGTTCGCCGCTACATCGCGCGGCTCGAGGATCTGGTAGGAGCAAAGATGTCCATCATCTCGGCCGGCCGCGACAGGGCGCAAACCATCTGCGTGGAGGAATGCTTCTAG
- a CDS encoding NAD(P)/FAD-dependent oxidoreductase — MATSKGATYDVIIVGAGPAGIFTALELARKAPQLKVLMLEAGADISARICPRHIRSAKCVDCSPCSVLSGWGGAGAFSDGKLTLTSEFGGFLGEYMSKSDVEGLVDYVDRAYLEFGANEVVYGTDRESVANLTRICSSVGLQLLHGRIRHLGTENCPEILRKMHEYLSGRVEIRTKTPVKRILAGRGAVRGVVTESGEEILARYVVCAPGRRGSEWFSTEAKRLRLTLATNPVDIGVRVEVPAVVLESITEKVYEPKIIYYSRSFDDLIRTFCVCPHGEVVLENSGGLVTVNGHSRRDYQTSNTNLALLVSKSFTEPFKEPIAYGKYIASLANMLGGGVLVQRLGDLQAGRRTTDKRLAKGMVQPTLKDATPGDLSLVLPYRHLIDILEMLEALDRVAPGLNSSHTLLYGVEVKFYSSRLEVGPGLESQVRNLFAAGDGAGITRGLAQASASGVHAARAIIAREQ, encoded by the coding sequence TTGGCAACGAGTAAGGGCGCCACCTACGATGTCATCATAGTGGGCGCCGGTCCCGCCGGCATATTCACCGCCCTGGAGCTCGCGCGCAAGGCGCCGCAGCTCAAGGTCCTCATGCTCGAGGCCGGCGCGGATATATCCGCGAGGATCTGCCCGCGACACATCAGATCGGCCAAGTGTGTCGACTGCTCCCCCTGCTCCGTGCTGAGCGGGTGGGGAGGCGCCGGGGCGTTCTCGGACGGGAAGCTGACGCTGACGTCCGAGTTCGGTGGTTTCCTCGGCGAATACATGAGCAAGTCCGACGTTGAGGGTCTCGTCGACTACGTCGACAGGGCATACCTTGAATTCGGCGCCAACGAGGTAGTCTACGGAACCGACCGCGAATCCGTCGCCAACCTGACGAGGATATGCTCCAGCGTCGGCCTGCAGCTTCTTCACGGCAGGATCAGGCATCTCGGCACAGAGAATTGCCCGGAAATACTGAGGAAGATGCACGAGTACCTTTCCGGGCGCGTGGAGATACGGACGAAGACCCCGGTAAAACGGATTCTCGCCGGCCGCGGCGCAGTGCGCGGCGTGGTTACGGAGTCGGGTGAAGAGATCCTCGCGAGGTATGTTGTCTGCGCCCCCGGCAGGCGAGGCTCGGAGTGGTTCTCGACGGAGGCCAAGCGGCTCCGCCTTACCCTGGCTACCAACCCCGTGGACATCGGCGTCAGAGTCGAGGTCCCCGCGGTGGTGCTCGAGTCGATTACGGAGAAGGTCTACGAACCGAAGATCATCTACTACTCGCGCTCGTTCGACGACCTCATCAGGACGTTCTGCGTGTGCCCGCACGGCGAGGTCGTCCTCGAGAATAGCGGCGGGCTCGTGACCGTGAACGGCCACAGCCGGCGCGACTATCAGACGAGCAATACGAACTTAGCGCTGCTGGTTTCGAAAAGCTTCACGGAGCCGTTCAAGGAGCCGATCGCGTACGGGAAGTACATCGCGAGCCTGGCAAACATGCTGGGGGGTGGCGTGCTGGTGCAACGCCTGGGCGACCTGCAGGCGGGGCGCCGCACTACCGACAAGCGCTTAGCCAAGGGTATGGTCCAGCCGACTCTCAAGGACGCAACGCCGGGCGACCTCAGCCTGGTGCTTCCCTACCGTCACCTGATTGATATACTTGAGATGTTGGAAGCGCTGGATAGGGTTGCCCCCGGGCTGAATTCGAGCCACACGCTGCTTTACGGCGTCGAGGTGAAGTTCTACTCGTCGAGGCTGGAGGTCGGGCCCGGGCTTGAATCACAGGTAAGGAACCTGTTCGCCGCGGGTGATGGCGCGGGTATAACCCGCGGTCTGGCGCAGGCGTCGGCCTCGGGGGTGCACGCAGCGCGGGCCATCATCGCGCGCGAGCAGTAG
- the dnaB gene encoding replicative DNA helicase: MERIPPQSLEAEQSVLGSMLIEKQAILRAMETLRAEDFYYESHQVIYRVLTKLFDRNQAIDLITVTEALRQEGTLDKVGGVAALTSLANIVPTAANIEYYARIVEEKAILRDLIRAATDVVAKSYAAKEDVEVLLDEAEQRIFSVSQRRSVQGYVPLKDVLVETLERIEFLYANKGGALGVPTGFKDLDNLTSGFQPSDLVILAARPSVGKTTLALNILRNAAIKDKTPCAIFSLEMAREQLAQRLLCAEAGIDGKNLRTGFLNDTDWTRLSGALGRLGEAPIFIDDTPNISIMELRTKARRIKSEHGLGLLVIDYLQLMQARYRVENRQQEISEISRSLKALARELKVPVVALSQLSRAVEQRQDRRPMLSDLRESGAIEQDADVVMFLYSNPDMESSNVIELILAKQRNGPTGSLKLYFLKDLGKFQAVEERYSA, encoded by the coding sequence ATCGAGAGAATACCGCCACAGAGTCTCGAGGCGGAGCAGTCGGTCCTTGGCTCCATGCTTATAGAGAAACAGGCAATCCTCCGGGCGATGGAGACCCTTCGCGCGGAGGATTTCTATTATGAATCGCACCAGGTAATCTACCGGGTGCTGACCAAGCTGTTCGACCGGAACCAGGCGATAGACCTGATCACCGTAACCGAGGCGCTGCGGCAGGAGGGGACCCTGGACAAGGTGGGCGGCGTTGCCGCCCTTACCTCGCTGGCTAACATCGTGCCGACCGCGGCGAACATCGAGTATTACGCCCGGATAGTGGAAGAAAAGGCGATCCTGCGCGATCTGATCCGCGCGGCCACCGACGTGGTGGCGAAGTCCTACGCCGCCAAGGAGGACGTCGAGGTGCTGCTCGACGAGGCGGAGCAACGCATATTCAGCGTTTCGCAGCGTCGTAGCGTGCAGGGGTACGTCCCGCTCAAGGACGTGCTGGTGGAGACGCTCGAGCGAATCGAGTTCCTTTACGCTAACAAGGGCGGCGCGCTCGGGGTACCGACGGGATTCAAGGACCTCGACAACCTGACGTCCGGCTTCCAGCCATCGGACCTCGTTATCCTCGCGGCTCGCCCGTCGGTCGGGAAAACCACCCTCGCCCTGAACATACTCAGGAACGCCGCTATAAAGGACAAGACTCCCTGTGCGATATTCTCACTCGAAATGGCGCGGGAACAGCTCGCTCAGCGGCTCCTTTGCGCCGAAGCCGGCATCGACGGCAAGAACCTCCGGACGGGGTTCCTCAACGACACCGACTGGACGCGGCTGTCCGGCGCGCTCGGCCGGCTGGGCGAGGCGCCGATATTCATCGACGATACGCCGAACATCTCGATCATGGAGCTCAGGACGAAGGCCAGGCGGATAAAGTCCGAGCACGGCCTGGGTCTGCTGGTGATCGACTACCTCCAGCTCATGCAGGCCCGGTACCGCGTGGAGAACAGGCAGCAGGAGATCTCGGAGATATCGAGGTCGCTGAAGGCGCTCGCCCGCGAACTCAAGGTCCCCGTGGTCGCGCTTTCCCAGCTGAGCCGCGCGGTCGAGCAGCGTCAGGATCGCAGGCCGATGCTATCGGACCTCCGCGAGTCGGGCGCTATCGAGCAGGACGCCGACGTCGTCATGTTCCTGTACTCGAACCCCGACATGGAGTCGTCGAACGTCATCGAGCTCATCCTCGCCAAGCAAAGGAACGGCCCCACGGGCTCGTTGAAGCTGTACTTCCTGAAGGACCTCGGCAAGTTCCAGGCTGTGGAGGAGCGGTATTCGGCGTAG
- the lonC gene encoding ATP-dependent protease, Lon family: MGLRLEDESLLKRQVKVLFSLLANIYGADKLVVKAGKLGALAGMRSPVLEEQVVALQKLVFEDPTIEAPPARKDIPCIIERVQDHLADVIARKWVEEKIERKIADRMQERHEEYVREIKNQVLKEDSDAENAQTLKKYAMLEKMETKRLARSALEFLRPRSLEDIVGQDGAVRALLAKIASPYPQHVLLYGPPGVGKTTVARLVLEEAKKLSTSVFAKDAPFVEVDGATLRWDPREATNPLIGSVHDPIYQGARRDLAEFGVPEPKLGLVSDAHGGVLFIDEIGELDPILQNKLLKVLEDKRVVFDSSYYDPDQPGVPKYIRKLFKDGAPADFLLIGATTAEPEDISPAFRSRCAEVFFEPLTPEHIKDIVRSAAKRLRARVSEKAVEVISEYTIEGRKAVGILADAYALAVYDLKFPRDSRKFVPLSEEHIYQVIQASRLVPNVPHKAGGNPEVGKSFGLGVWNYLGSILEIEAVTFPAREQGHGSLRFNESAGSMAKDSVFNAASVIRRLTGEDMSNHDVHVNVIGGGRVDGPSAGLAVTLAIWSALMKKPLRQDVAMTGEVSIQGRVKPVGGVFEKIYGAKQAGVKLVVLPKENEKDIPRNIQGIEVRLVDTVEEAIPLVAAGA, encoded by the coding sequence CTGGGGCTCAGGCTCGAAGACGAGTCGTTGCTGAAGCGCCAGGTAAAGGTCCTGTTCAGCCTGCTTGCCAACATCTACGGAGCCGATAAGCTCGTCGTCAAGGCAGGTAAGCTGGGGGCCCTGGCGGGCATGCGCTCGCCCGTCCTCGAAGAGCAGGTGGTTGCCCTGCAGAAGCTCGTCTTCGAGGACCCGACGATCGAGGCGCCGCCGGCGCGCAAGGACATCCCCTGCATTATCGAGAGGGTCCAGGACCATCTCGCCGACGTGATCGCGCGCAAGTGGGTCGAGGAGAAGATCGAGCGGAAGATCGCCGACAGGATGCAGGAGCGGCATGAGGAGTACGTCCGCGAGATAAAGAATCAGGTCCTCAAGGAGGACTCCGACGCTGAGAACGCGCAGACACTGAAGAAATACGCTATGCTCGAGAAGATGGAGACGAAGCGTCTGGCGCGCTCGGCGCTCGAGTTCCTGCGGCCGAGGTCGCTGGAGGATATAGTCGGGCAGGACGGCGCCGTAAGGGCGCTCCTTGCCAAGATCGCGTCACCATATCCCCAGCACGTGCTGCTTTACGGGCCGCCTGGAGTCGGCAAGACCACCGTGGCGAGGCTAGTGCTGGAGGAGGCCAAGAAGCTTTCTACGAGCGTGTTCGCCAAGGACGCGCCGTTCGTCGAGGTCGACGGTGCCACGCTGCGTTGGGATCCGAGGGAGGCCACCAATCCCCTGATCGGGTCCGTACACGACCCGATTTACCAGGGTGCGAGGCGCGACCTCGCGGAGTTCGGCGTGCCGGAGCCGAAACTCGGCCTGGTCAGCGACGCGCACGGCGGGGTGCTGTTCATAGACGAGATCGGCGAGCTCGACCCGATCCTGCAGAACAAGCTACTGAAGGTGCTCGAGGACAAGCGGGTCGTGTTCGACTCGTCGTACTACGACCCCGATCAGCCGGGCGTCCCGAAGTACATCAGGAAGCTGTTCAAGGACGGCGCGCCCGCGGACTTCCTGCTCATCGGGGCCACTACCGCCGAGCCTGAAGACATCAGCCCCGCGTTCAGGTCGAGGTGCGCCGAGGTGTTCTTCGAGCCGCTCACGCCCGAGCACATCAAGGATATCGTGCGAAGCGCCGCAAAGCGCCTGAGGGCGCGCGTCAGCGAAAAGGCGGTCGAGGTCATAAGCGAGTACACGATCGAGGGCCGGAAGGCGGTTGGCATCCTGGCCGACGCTTACGCGCTCGCGGTATACGACCTCAAGTTCCCCCGGGACAGCCGCAAGTTCGTGCCGTTGTCCGAGGAACACATATACCAGGTCATACAGGCGAGCAGGCTGGTGCCGAACGTCCCGCACAAGGCCGGTGGAAACCCCGAGGTCGGGAAGTCTTTCGGCCTGGGCGTGTGGAACTACCTCGGCTCGATCCTGGAGATCGAGGCCGTGACGTTCCCCGCACGCGAGCAGGGTCACGGTAGCCTGCGATTCAACGAATCCGCAGGGAGCATGGCCAAAGATTCGGTTTTCAACGCCGCCAGCGTCATCCGGAGGCTCACCGGCGAGGACATGTCGAACCACGACGTCCACGTCAACGTGATCGGCGGCGGTCGTGTGGACGGACCGTCCGCGGGTCTCGCGGTGACGCTCGCGATCTGGAGCGCGCTGATGAAGAAACCCTTGCGGCAGGACGTCGCCATGACGGGCGAGGTGTCTATCCAGGGCAGGGTCAAGCCGGTGGGCGGGGTGTTCGAGAAGATATACGGCGCCAAGCAGGCAGGCGTCAAACTCGTCGTCCTGCCGAAGGAGAACGAGAAGGACATCCCTCGGAATATACAGGGTATCGAGGTCAGGCTTGTAGACACCGTCGAAGAGGCCATACCGCTGGTTGCAGCGGGGGCGTGA
- a CDS encoding 50S ribosomal protein L9, with amino-acid sequence MRVILLQDVSGTGKKGAVVDVAEGYARNYLLPRRFAKEASVGSLKALETAREAASAREQRLVEEARKTAEKIKNVMVTVPARAGEGGRLFGSITSQDIADALWKQHRVKIEKRRIEPEENIKTLGLHFAQVRLYHEISTEIRVHVVEEKKGESV; translated from the coding sequence GTGAGGGTTATCTTGCTCCAGGACGTCAGCGGGACGGGGAAAAAGGGCGCGGTGGTGGACGTCGCCGAGGGCTACGCCCGCAATTACCTGCTCCCCCGGAGGTTCGCTAAAGAGGCGTCGGTGGGGAGTCTCAAGGCTCTCGAGACCGCGCGTGAGGCCGCGAGCGCAAGGGAGCAGCGACTCGTCGAGGAAGCGAGGAAAACGGCCGAGAAGATCAAAAACGTGATGGTTACCGTCCCCGCGAGGGCGGGGGAAGGCGGCCGCCTGTTCGGATCGATTACCTCACAGGACATCGCGGACGCGCTGTGGAAGCAGCACAGGGTCAAGATCGAGAAGAGAAGGATCGAGCCCGAGGAGAACATCAAGACGCTGGGCCTTCACTTCGCCCAGGTCAGACTGTATCACGAGATTTCCACGGAAATACGGGTGCACGTCGTGGAGGAGAAGAAGGGAGAAAGCGTTTGA
- a CDS encoding YybS family protein: MARSSSPKPLVEGALLAAITIILALMGSYVPVLGTVAALLWPVPVALVYLRHGFRISLLTVIVSGLTLGMFVGPLEAVVRVSTFGLAGLALGFCFRRKLSPSVTVAAGAVAGLVSTVIGLVVSILFFKIGPKEMLAEILQALDQSTEIYRRFGLLSETQIAEVKQQTDVARQMMGYLLPSLFGVSAISGSLVNFQVARMVLNRLGYGIEQLPKFETWRMPALAAIGVFAGGLTGLLKDNQSWSLVYSAGVNIQFFMSVLFLVHGSAVGYWFMANRWNVSKPLRIVMLAMAFFNPLFQQVLLWVGVFDSFFDYRKLGFRFRR, translated from the coding sequence ATGGCCCGTTCCAGTAGCCCAAAGCCGCTCGTCGAGGGCGCGCTATTGGCCGCGATCACCATAATACTTGCACTCATGGGTTCCTACGTTCCCGTACTCGGGACTGTAGCTGCGTTGCTCTGGCCGGTGCCCGTGGCTCTTGTGTACCTGAGGCACGGGTTTCGCATCAGCCTCCTGACAGTCATCGTTTCGGGCCTGACGCTGGGGATGTTCGTGGGGCCCCTTGAAGCCGTCGTCCGCGTCAGCACGTTCGGCCTGGCCGGACTGGCTCTGGGTTTCTGCTTCAGGCGGAAGCTGTCCCCGAGCGTGACAGTTGCCGCAGGGGCCGTCGCGGGCCTGGTATCCACCGTAATCGGCCTGGTGGTCTCCATCCTGTTCTTCAAGATAGGTCCGAAGGAGATGCTCGCCGAGATTCTCCAGGCGCTCGACCAGTCCACGGAGATCTATCGCAGATTTGGGCTGCTTAGCGAAACGCAGATTGCAGAGGTCAAGCAACAGACGGACGTAGCGCGCCAGATGATGGGATACCTCCTGCCGTCGTTATTCGGTGTGTCGGCCATCAGCGGTTCGCTGGTGAACTTCCAGGTAGCACGCATGGTTCTCAACCGCCTGGGTTACGGCATCGAGCAACTACCCAAGTTCGAGACCTGGAGGATGCCGGCCCTGGCGGCGATTGGTGTATTCGCAGGTGGCCTTACTGGCCTCTTGAAGGACAATCAGTCGTGGAGCCTGGTTTACTCAGCCGGGGTCAACATCCAGTTCTTCATGAGCGTCTTGTTCCTGGTCCACGGGTCGGCCGTCGGGTACTGGTTCATGGCAAACCGGTGGAACGTGTCAAAACCGCTTCGCATAGTCATGCTGGCTATGGCGTTCTTCAACCCGTTGTTCCAGCAGGTTCTGCTCTGGGTTGGAGTATTCGATTCATTCTTCGATTACAGGAAGCTGGGATTCAGGTTCAGGAGGTGA
- a CDS encoding 30S ribosomal protein S18, whose product MRRDKGRKPKRKVCGFCVDKVAEVDYKDVARLRKFISERGKILPRRISGNCAHHQRQLTVAIKRARNIALLPFTME is encoded by the coding sequence GTGAGAAGGGACAAGGGGCGAAAGCCGAAAAGAAAAGTATGCGGCTTTTGTGTGGATAAAGTCGCCGAGGTCGACTACAAGGACGTGGCGCGCCTCCGCAAGTTCATCAGCGAGAGAGGGAAGATCCTGCCCAGGCGTATCTCGGGCAACTGCGCGCACCACCAGAGGCAGCTGACCGTGGCCATCAAGCGGGCGAGGAACATCGCCCTCCTGCCGTTTACGATGGAATAG
- the ssb gene encoding single-stranded DNA-binding protein, with product MLNRIVLVGRLTRDPELRYTPNGKAVAGFSLAVNRRFANQQGERETDFIDIVVWGKQAENVANHLQKGRLVGVDGRLQIRSYETQDGQKRKVAEVVADVVSFLDRPKGQASGEDLGDLGLEVKGDEEEVPF from the coding sequence GTGCTAAACAGGATTGTTCTGGTCGGACGGCTTACCAGGGATCCTGAACTCAGGTATACGCCCAACGGCAAGGCGGTCGCGGGGTTCAGCCTGGCGGTGAACCGGCGGTTCGCCAACCAGCAGGGTGAAAGGGAAACCGATTTTATCGACATCGTCGTTTGGGGAAAGCAGGCCGAGAACGTGGCCAATCACCTCCAGAAGGGCAGGCTCGTCGGGGTCGACGGGCGCCTGCAGATCCGTTCTTACGAGACACAGGACGGGCAGAAGAGGAAGGTCGCGGAGGTCGTGGCGGACGTGGTGTCGTTCCTCGACCGGCCGAAAGGCCAGGCGAGCGGCGAAGACCTGGGCGACCTCGGCCTCGAGGTGAAAGGCGACGAAGAAGAAGTCCCGTTCTAG
- a CDS encoding 30S ribosomal protein S6: protein MRDYEVMYILHPELDDEKTTAAIEKYSVLLQSKGGTVTNTEKWGKRRLSYEIKGQREGTYVLVNFSGEPAVSSELDRVMKISDDVIRHLIIRKGD from the coding sequence GTGCGCGACTATGAAGTAATGTACATTCTCCATCCGGAGCTTGATGACGAGAAGACGACCGCCGCTATCGAGAAGTACAGCGTCCTGCTCCAGAGTAAGGGCGGTACGGTTACGAACACCGAGAAGTGGGGAAAGCGCCGGTTGTCCTACGAGATCAAGGGCCAGCGTGAAGGCACATACGTGCTGGTCAATTTCTCGGGGGAACCGGCTGTTTCGTCTGAGCTCGATCGCGTGATGAAGATTTCCGACGACGTGATCAGGCACTTGATTATTCGCAAGGGAGACTAA